A genomic segment from Streptomyces sp. NBC_00459 encodes:
- a CDS encoding SigE family RNA polymerase sigma factor translates to MSATVRQRDFEEYARAGRQRLYRTAYLLCGDREHARDLVQSTLARLFQHWHRASRAEHLDAYARTVLTRLFLHERRRRLRDLLAHARPDPAPAAPRPELRVTLMAALGELPPRARAMVVLRYWEDLSVSEVAAQLRCSESTVKSQCSRSLTRLRAVLGEAHVYTAEY, encoded by the coding sequence ATGTCGGCGACGGTCCGGCAGCGGGACTTCGAGGAGTATGCGCGGGCGGGTCGGCAGCGGCTGTACCGGACGGCGTATCTGCTCTGCGGCGACCGCGAACACGCCCGTGACCTGGTCCAGTCCACGCTGGCCCGGCTCTTCCAGCACTGGCACCGGGCGAGCCGGGCCGAGCACCTCGACGCCTACGCCCGTACCGTGCTGACCCGGCTGTTCCTGCACGAGCGCAGGCGACGGCTGCGCGATCTGCTCGCCCACGCCCGCCCCGACCCGGCGCCCGCCGCGCCCAGACCCGAGCTGCGCGTCACGCTCATGGCCGCGCTCGGTGAACTCCCGCCCCGCGCAAGGGCGATGGTCGTCCTGCGCTACTGGGAGGACCTGAGCGTGTCGGAGGTGGCCGCGCAGCTGCGGTGCAGTGAGTCCACCGTCAAGAGCCAGTGCTCCCGCTCCCTGACCCGGCTGCGCGCGGTGCTCGGCGAAGCCCATGTGTACACCGCCGAGTACTGA